Genomic segment of Primulina tabacum isolate GXHZ01 chromosome 11, ASM2559414v2, whole genome shotgun sequence:
TGTAAGGGCGTTGTCCTGAACCAACCGATGGTTGACACGTGGCAagtaaattttgttttaaaattatgaaaccGTGGTTGAGCAAGTTgatcaaatttaaaaaataaatcattgacacataacaaaatatgaatgaatgagagtATTGTCCACAGTGGGAGGATAAGTATCCTCTCTTTATTCCTCTTATTGAAAATATGTATCAGGCTTTGTTTCGATTTATACATTTGATTGGACAATATATTCCAATAATGAATGTTAAATGACATACACAATAACCTTTACATCTACTTAattaacaaaatttttgatttgaaattcatttaaTATAAATTCATCCAAATAATCCAATCGatttaaattttatgatttcAAATCCCTCTATCGAAACAaggtttttgaaatttttgacaTTATATTTCGGAACTTCTTCTTCGTTCCAGCCATTCATCCAACTATCATCAATGTCATAAAGGCTTTGTTTCTTTACATATTATtggaaatgaatattttcgacTTATCCTACCAATCTAAAATTTCCATCGATAATATTTGAGGCAATTTGGTGGATTTTCTGATTGACGTAGTCAGAAGTGgtaaaaacttttaaataatattttacaattgacaaaatatattattttttttcttcggCCACTTTTTATTAGATTAAATCATGAAAAATGACTGTGTATATAAACTTTCTCAAGAAAATTACTATTCATGATAAATTATTCACTCTGTCTCAACTAATATACACTCCCCGTGGCCAAATTGCTATAAAAAGCATGGTTGCTATAAATTTACCAGCTATATATCGTTAGATATATGTACATTGTGAGATTCTACACAATCTGATGCCACTTTAGTAATGCCGGGCATTCAACCAAATGGAGGGTCACAGCCCCTTGATGTTGGAGTTTCGTTTCCGTCGGTGTGTAACGCTTGACTGTTGCAGAATCGCTACAGCTGTAAACACAAGCAAATCAGTTGATTAGTGTACAGAAATTCTGATGTATGCAACCTCATATAATCCAGATCAATAAAAACCGTTAATATATTaaagaatttgaattttgtaaaCTTCAATGTTGTGTTTAGTTGGTATGACTAAAGTAGAATCTCTCAATAATCAGGCTTAGTTCCTTCCTTGGTTACCATCTCTCTTCCAGCTTGTTATCTTGCCACCCGGCACAAATCCATGTTTTGGCCTGATCAGAAATCCTAGAGTAAATGTGTTTCTAACACTGTCAACATCGCAAGCTAAATTACAAGGTAAAATGCAAAGATACCCCTTCGAATTACAAAATACAAGTAAAATGCCTCCTCCTCAAACCCACCCATATTCACTTTTCAACTGTTTCTACCATGGAAGATTCAAGGTCATGGTACAGAAGATTCAAAGATCATATTACTAGTTTCACAACCAGTAGATAGCACCCGAGTGTAAAAAAAGAATCCGAGTGTAAAAAAAGAATAAGAGGAAGCAAGGGGAAAAAGAAAACAGCAAAACATGACCAGTGGCTCTGTGACGATGATGCTTTTTGGTAGGCAGATCTGATGGTAGTGGAAAATTTGGGTACTGCAATGGTGGTGGTTGTGTAAATGTCGAAGTAAAATTAACAACTCATATTTTTTGTCTGAGGATGCAGTAAAAGAGAGGAATGACGGCTCCTTAATCAATCACATCACAACAATCCTCATCAATTAAATGATCAATCACACTGTCATCCCATCAATACAGCCAACACACCCTAAGGACTAAATCACACTGGTTAAATTCAAGTAAGCTAAAGACAGGTGACTCGTGAACCAAAGAGATTGATTATCTTTATGGAAACAATATTCCTCACAAACATTCATATTCTGCGACCTGGATTTTTAATCAAGCAAGGATCTCATCTTACAACTTGGAATCAATAAAAAGTTAAGCATAATTATCAAACTTCACCTACAAAAATAAACTCAATATTCTCTAAGCTCCCCATAATTGATTCTGAAATTGGTACTACAATTAGTTCCAACCATTCTTTTAGCTGAAAACCATGAGGCACACACAGCAATTGGAAAGCAGAAAATTTGATAGAGAGCAAATCGAATAATAGTAATCATTCAAAGAATGGATAAAGAGCATGAACACACCACTTGCATCATGAAAACGATGGCTCAAAGAAAAGAGACTCTTTTGTGTATCAGTTCGATTCATCAGCCATCTACAGTATGAAAAAGCTGCCCCAACCACTGATAAAAGTGACAGCACTGCCAGAAATCCAAAATGCGAAACATCATTTACAATCATCACAATCCCTAGCATTACCGACTCAGCCAAACTAGCAACAGAAGCTTCTGTAGTCCCAATAAGATTTGCTTTCGATGCTGGGATCCCAGTTTGTAAAATCTGTGCCCCTACAACATCATATGACATGTGCCCCAATCTAGACAATACCTGTTCGTGGGAAATATCTCATTAGGTCACAGCATGCTTAAGAGAAAGGTCCATGGTGAAGATAAGATCATAAGAATTAAGAAGTAAGCATCACAAAGCAGAACAAGAATCTTACAACATTCAAACTAGAGACAGTACATGAATTGAAGCATATGCATCCAAACAAGCAATAGAGGACAACATGCATCACAAGTTTACCAAGTCTAGTCAAAACATTTGACAAAATCAGTAGAGAGCACAGATGCAGTTTGATTGTTTATTATGTTAATTCCTGAACTATACATAAGTCGTCAAACCCATACAAAATCTGAAcaaattttgtacagaatggTTTTGGCAAAATTCAATGCGGCTATTTATGCCAATACAAGAAAAACTACTCCTCAAATTATTGAAATATGAGTTCTCTCGAAATAAGCTAAAAGTCAGTTGTCCCTATAACAATGCATAACTTCAAATGAATATGAAAGCAAATATTGACAGTCCTAATCATCATTCAAGTAATTTAATTCTATGAATCAACATGTTTGCATCAATGAAGAATAGCTAAAAACTTGCAAAATACACAGCGAACAAAGGTTTCACTTTTATAGAATCGTAATAATGAGCAGCCAAAAAGAATAAAAGGATGCAATTTATTCCGAACATAAATACAAAACATGATTAACATATTCAAATTGTATCACATTAAACTCATTAGGCATGTTCAATAACATGTGCTATTTTTTAAATGGATGGTCTATTTTATGTTTCATCAACGAGTGTTTGCCTCAGTCATAATTGAATAAAACATATAAAGTTGCCCCTAAACTCATTcacaattttataaatatatccAGCATTTGCGGATGAAAACAGAAAAGGAACTCACAATTAAACACAAGAAGAATAGAAATGGAATTTTCTGAGAAACAGAGCCAGTCCAGTACACAGCAACAGCCATCATGAGAAATGAAGCCTGAAAGATGAGGCCAGCTGCTCCAGCCTGCCACAAGAAGTACTTTGAGTTTGCGAAAGATTAACGCAAACAGTACAAAAGAAATAAATCCAGCAAGATATAATGTGCAGAAAGAAAAAAACCTCGAGAATACCAAGTCGCTTGACCATCTTTGCAGATACAAATGTTGCAGCAACACCAATTAAAGCAAATAATACATTGAACCCCCCAATAATCGAAGGTCTTAGACCTGAAATAAATCtcaaatatatcaatacaaAAACACTCATCATCAATAGAATATCAAAGAAATTATTAACAACTCCAGATCATTTGCAATATGAACATATGTTTACATTTATCTCAAATACACATCTTCATCATTCAACCTTTATGACACTGACACCTTCCCTCACTATCATAATCTCACAAAAGAAAAATGTCAATAGAATTCCATTTCAACTTCTTCCAATAAATCTCgatgtcattttaaataatgGGGACAAGAAAAAGGACGAGGGTGGTTAGCATCTCTATCTGGCAATAGAGTCACTATTCTCATCCTGTTGCCATCTTAAAAAAGCTACATAGCTTTTCCATGAATAATAAACATTGTTGCATCATAACCAATTAATTAACCACAACCAATCACCTCATTGGCGTGAGTGACATTGGAAATCAAAGATAAACTAGGTGGACCAAAAGTCTCCTGGTAACTTGATGCTTGAATGTATTCCCTGTAACTTCATCTGAAGATCCCTCATCACACGCCTTTCTGGTATCAGCTTTAGATAGAGATATTGAACTTCAGTTCAAAATCATGCTTCCTATCAAAGATGTTTTATGTTTCTTTACATCTCAACAGAACTATGTTTCACCAATCAAGAAAATGAATTTCACCCGCCTCTCCATGCATCCGAACCAAGCTcaaaaataaagtgatcaaggAATCATAgatgcaaatcttaaatttgaCAGCAATTataaattctagatttttattCAAAACCAACATGGGAAAAAATTAACAGAATTTGTTGAAATCCATAAACTCGTAAGTGCCATCCAGGAAGCTAATTCAGCTAGTTTAAGTGTCTAAGCACTACCATGTTGTGTTAAAAAAGCCGTCATCAGACCACCAGGAGCAAGTACATTGAAGTAGAGCAACACATAAGCAAGGCTTGCTGGAAGAACAGGTTGTTCAAGGTATTCAAGCCACCCATGCCTAATAGATTCTATGCTGGTAGCCActgtacaaaaaaaaaaaaagcagaaTTAGCACAATCAAAAAATCCAAAATCTAGAACAGCATAGATTACTAAAACTTACATATATTTTTGGGATCTAACATAGATAATGGAGAGGAACAACTGCATCCACTTTGTGGACATTTGGCACGGTCCAGGACTCCAGCAGAAAGCTTATTAGTTACCCATCCGAGAATAACCTACATAatgcaaaaaagaaaaaaaaaatcagaagatCAACTAGTTTCAACAATATTGCAATAACTAAGTTTGACGACGCTACCACAACAGGCAATGACCATGTCATCAAACTAGCAGCCAGCATTAAACATGTCACTGGTtcatatttggataagaaaatGCCAAATAGTGAAGCTCCAGTAACCTGCAGTTGTACAAGACCACAAAATTATTAGCACCAGGATTTAATACTGAACAAGAACCATTACTATTTTAGTATTTTAGCTAACTACTAAATTCTAATCCGTCTAAACATACTTATAAATATCACAAAATGTGAAAAAAGATTACAAATGACAATCACCTCACAGACGAGATCTATACGGCTGAGAATTGCATTTGCTTGAGCAAGAGCGATAGGTCTGTTTGTCCCTGCCAACTGAAATAAATGTATTCCGGACTATTTAAAAAGCATGAAATCATAGATATTAAAGAGACTGAAGGAGATGCTGCAGCAAAAGAAACGAAGAAACCAAAAAGGACCTACCAAAACAACCCAATCACGCTCCATCGCGACTCCCAGACCCAATCCACAGAGCCTTTCAACAGCCAGAGCTATTACAAGCACAGAAAACCAAGGTTTGACAAGTATAGAAGACACGGTAGGGTGGACAGTATGGGCATGGATTATGATTCCAACAGATAACAATTGAGCAGCTGCCTGGAACATAAACACGAGTGTAAGATAGTGAAATTAAAGGTTTCAGTTCCAGTAATGTtgaattcaattgaagaataaGAACCTGGACAATAGTCAAACAATTATATGCAGGTAGTCTTGGACAGCGGTCCATAAGTTTCCCAACTAAAGGGCCTCCAACAATAACTGCGAACTATTACAACATGCAGATGGTTAAGAAGCTAATCCCAGGTCCTGCTTTAAAGAGTGGTTTCCTGCTTTAAAGAGTGGTTTATGTGGATTTGATACCTTTGCAAAAAAGCCCATGACGGCCACAGGACGAAGACTGGGATGAATCGATGCAATGGCAGCAGGCCAAGCAAAATTCCAGAGGTGTTCAACTGAATTCCCAGCCAAGCAGCAAGCGTATAAAGCTAATGTACAAGAGACGTTTTGTTAAATACTGAGCAACATGAATAAACAAAACAGCAACGCTGCAGATATATCATCTTATGTAACCACTTccatttgaagaaaaatattacaaaaaaaattcggAAATCGTAAGAATATTTACACGCATGAATCGGCATGAAATCAGTCTGCTCAGATTAAGAGAACTTTTTAGTAAAACCAAAGATAATATATGTCATAGTGATATTCTTTTGAAATGAAAATATTGATActgaaaaaaaacaaagaaacggAGGTTTATCAACTGAACTCTGAGAACCAAGGCAATCCTCTAATTCTATGGAAATATCAGAAATCCCTGGAGAATATGCAAGTGCCTCTATATCTGAACTGTAGTTTTATAGAGTGGTGCAAGGTTGATCGAAAATAATCATTATATAGGAAATATGAAATGAGATGGTACTTACATTATCGAAAGAATGGTTTTTTTACATTTGCGGgaaatcataattttctgtgGAAGTTTTATTCTCTAGATGAAAATTCATTCAGAAAATTGTCCATCAAATCAACGAGAATGCTATCACGGTATAGGAGCATACAAACCATAGAGCCCAGCTGGATGAGCAGGAGTGGCAGCAATTGCATTCTGCTCCTCCTCTGACAAGACCTACATGATCCCAAGGAAAGAAAGAACAACCAAAATCAAGATATTTAGACTTGCATAATTTCAAAGATGAAATGATACTGAGGAATGGGGAAGAGGGAGACCAAGCAAGTTTTACAGGCAGTGTCGTCAAAACAGTATCCACATAAGAATCACCGACCAGTAAATTAAGCCCTTCAGTCTCCAGAGTATCAGACTCGAGATAAACAACTGGAATTACACAGTTTGACTCAAGGGACATAGTATCCTCATGAACTTCAACGGTCTCAACTGAATGGCAGCCATCAGTATTAACCAATGAACACTGTATGCCAAAAGTGTTAAGCCTGCAGATGAATCATATACTTAACAATatagaataaaaaatttatattttgtcCAATAGTTTCAATTTGCAAGAAGttgataattataattttacaaATAGGAGAAGAATTTtggaaaaacataaaaaaatatattcattaagaaataagtaaatgcaatatcGGAAAAAAGGATTAGGAAATCTACATTTGGTGACCAAAGGTAGTTACGAAAGGGCACACATTCTTAATTAAAGGTATAGATAATAGCGCATGGCAACCATACAGAAGTCACAACCAACAGAATATAACTGCACAAAGGCAGTTAACGGCCATGGTTGGTAGCAGAAAATTCTAGTCCATTTCAAATATAGAATCACAGACCATAAATCATTGAAGGAAATAAAAGGAAAAGCTGAAATATACTATCGGAACAACCCCAGTGATTTATCCTTTGCTTAATCTCAAAAAAAATACTTGATGTTAAATGCAGCGGTTAATATATGCGCTCCTCCCAGCTCTCTACACCACACATAATCAATAACTAgttcaaaatttggccaaaGCCAAACGTTCTCAAGGCAATTCAACATCAACTTTGCACGTAATGTTTTACATCATAGACTTTATCCATATAAATTCAATTAGCTCAATCAGAACTTTTACACATTCGTCTGCCTCAGCTTGTAATTGAACCTCCATCCGTGCCTACTTAAAGAATCAATTTTGCACTTCCAAGCATAAACCCTTCCACTTTTGGTGCAATCagcaaatattatttttatttgtcgaAAAAAAAGGAGTTTAAAAACGGGTAATTTACATTCACTTTACCTCCCTTTGCATGTTATAATTTTTACACAAGAAAATTGATGGTACCTGAAAGGCGCGTAATGCGGATTCAACCATCGTCGAGCGTAAGATAATCCAACAGGGCGTATTCTATGATGATACGACGACGTAGACTGAGCTCGGACTTGACGAATGCCGGAGATAGCGGCGGAAGGCTGGCCATGAGCATTGATAAACACACCCATGGCACTCTTTCTCCGTCTGTACTACAACTCCTAACTGCTAATCCTAACAATAATTCTTCGAATTCTTGATGACAAGTCATACAGCCGCCTGAACCGATCGATTGAAACAGGACAAAATCCTGCCAGTGAAGAGAATTCAGGCCACACCACTAAAATCACTCGTCCCCTTAAACCACTACGAATCAACTTTTCGCTAAATCAACAGAAGAATTTTACAACTTGTGTGCCTTGATTTTCTGGgtaaattgttaatttatttttcaggTTAGGATTAAACGATTGTTTCGGAGAAAAATGTATGCTTGCGGAGACTTCGAAAGGGAAAATCCGAACAGGATAGTTGCGCGCATAGCCTACAGGCTAGAAATCACGCTGACGTGATCCATTTCTTTCCGCCCAATTTATTTTATTCCAATTGGTTTgaagaatttaaattttcttgtaGTTTTAGTTTGCATTTTTCAATGATTTAATACCCTGGCGTTATCATTCCGTATGATAAAATCAAAGAATGTTATCTTCGTTGGGATTTAAAAGAGAGTATTGGACCAGAATAGGTCAATGACGTtattgaaataaacattttatgaCTCCTATTAATTTCCGTCGGAATTTGTCCTTTCAATACATGGTTTTCAAGCCTTAGTCGCGTTCAATCTAATGTCATTGTATAATACAAGAAAATGATCTGTGCTTCCACATCAACGTAACAGGAGTTCCGACCTTCAAGTTTAACTCGTGATTAGGTACTCCTTTATTCTATTTAAGAATTCATGGGTATGTTCATCATGCAATAGATCAACATTTCTATTCGAGTGCCTATTCGAGTGGCACGTCGTATCATAACTTAGTGAAGTGTATTAAATTCAAAGTTTTGATgacttttaataactttttcaaatgatagacttttatggatttgatagatttttattgatttttacagaatctcac
This window contains:
- the LOC142518526 gene encoding solute carrier family 40 member 3, chloroplastic-like isoform X6, with product MQLLPLLLIQLGSMVSLYACCLAGNSVEHLWNFAWPAAIASIHPSLRPVAVMGFFAKFAVIVGGPLVGKLMDRCPRLPAYNCLTIVQAAAQLLSVGIIIHAHTVHPTVSSILVKPWFSVLVIALAVERLCGLGLGVAMERDWVVLSGIHLFQLAGTNRPIALAQANAILSRIDLVCEVTGASLFGIFLSKYEPVTCLMLAASLMTWSLPVVVILGWVTNKLSAGVLDRAKCPQSGCSCSSPLSMLDPKNILATSIESIRHGWLEYLEQPVLPASLAYVLLYFNVLAPGGLMTAFLTQHGLRPSIIGGFNVLFALIGVAATFVSAKMVKRLGILEAGAAGLIFQASFLMMAVAVYWTGSVSQKIPFLFFLCLIVLSRLGHMSYDVVGAQILQTGIPASKANLIGTTEASVASLAESVMLGIVMIVNDVSHFGFLAVLSLLSVVGAAFSYCRWLMNRTDTQKSLFSLSHRFHDLKEWLELIVVPISESIMGSLENIEFIFVAVAILQQSSVTHRRKRNSNIKGL
- the LOC142518526 gene encoding solute carrier family 40 member 3, chloroplastic-like isoform X2, translating into MGVFINAHGQPSAAISGIRQVRAQSTSSYHHRIRPVGLSYARRWLNPHYAPFRLNTFGIQCSLVNTDGCHSVETVEVHEDTMSLESNCVIPVVYLESDTLETEGLNLLVGDSYVDTVLTTLPVLSEEEQNAIAATPAHPAGLYALYACCLAGNSVEHLWNFAWPAAIASIHPSLRPVAVMGFFAKFAVIVGGPLVGKLMDRCPRLPAYNCLTIVQAAAQLLSVGIIIHAHTVHPTVSSILVKPWFSVLVIALAVERLCGLGLGVAMERDWVVLLAGTNRPIALAQANAILSRIDLVCEVTGASLFGIFLSKYEPVTCLMLAASLMTWSLPVVVILGWVTNKLSAGVLDRAKCPQSGCSCSSPLSMLDPKNILATSIESIRHGWLEYLEQPVLPASLAYVLLYFNVLAPGGLMTAFLTQHGLRPSIIGGFNVLFALIGVAATFVSAKMVKRLGILEAGAAGLIFQASFLMMAVAVYWTGSVSQKIPFLFFLCLIVLSRLGHMSYDVVGAQILQTGIPASKANLIGTTEASVASLAESVMLGIVMIVNDVSHFGFLAVLSLLSVVGAAFSYCRWLMNRTDTQKSLFSLSHRFHDLKEWLELIVVPISESIMGSLENIEFIFVAVAILQQSSVTHRRKRNSNIKGL
- the LOC142518526 gene encoding solute carrier family 40 member 3, chloroplastic-like isoform X1 — encoded protein: MGVFINAHGQPSAAISGIRQVRAQSTSSYHHRIRPVGLSYARRWLNPHYAPFRLNTFGIQCSLVNTDGCHSVETVEVHEDTMSLESNCVIPVVYLESDTLETEGLNLLVGDSYVDTVLTTLPVLSEEEQNAIAATPAHPAGLYALYACCLAGNSVEHLWNFAWPAAIASIHPSLRPVAVMGFFAKFAVIVGGPLVGKLMDRCPRLPAYNCLTIVQAAAQLLSVGIIIHAHTVHPTVSSILVKPWFSVLVIALAVERLCGLGLGVAMERDWVVLSGIHLFQLAGTNRPIALAQANAILSRIDLVCEVTGASLFGIFLSKYEPVTCLMLAASLMTWSLPVVVILGWVTNKLSAGVLDRAKCPQSGCSCSSPLSMLDPKNILATSIESIRHGWLEYLEQPVLPASLAYVLLYFNVLAPGGLMTAFLTQHGLRPSIIGGFNVLFALIGVAATFVSAKMVKRLGILEAGAAGLIFQASFLMMAVAVYWTGSVSQKIPFLFFLCLIVLSRLGHMSYDVVGAQILQTGIPASKANLIGTTEASVASLAESVMLGIVMIVNDVSHFGFLAVLSLLSVVGAAFSYCRWLMNRTDTQKSLFSLSHRFHDLKEWLELIVVPISESIMGSLENIEFIFVAVAILQQSSVTHRRKRNSNIKGL
- the LOC142518526 gene encoding solute carrier family 40 member 3, chloroplastic-like isoform X3, which translates into the protein MGVFINAHGQPSAAISGIRQVRAQSTSSYHHRIRPVGLSYARRWLNPHYAPFRLNTFGIQCSLVNTDGCHSVETVEVHEDTMSLESNCVIPVVYLESDTLETEGLNLLVGDSYVDTVLTTLPVLSEEEQNAIAATPAHPAGLYALYACCLAGNSVEHLWNFAWPAAIASIHPSLRPVAVMGFFAKFAVIVGGPLVGKLMDRCPRLPAYNCLTIVQAAAQLLSVGIIIHAHTVHPTVSSILVKPWFSVLVIALAVERLCGLGLGVAMERDWVVLSGIHLFQLAGTNRPIALAQANAILSRIDLVCEVTGASLFGIFLSKYEPVTCLMLAASLMTWSLPVVVILGWVTNKLSAGVLDRAKCPQSGCSCSSPLSMLDPKNILATSIESIRHGWLEYLEQPVLPASLAYVLLYFNVLAPGGLMTAFLTQHGLRPSIIGGFNVLFALIGVAATFVSAKMVKRLGILEAGAAGLIFQASFLMMAVAVYWTGSVSQKIPFLFFLCLIVLSRLGHMSYDVVGAQILQTGIPASKANLIGTTEASVASLAESVMLGIVMIVNDVSHFGFLAVLSLLSVVGAAFSYCRWLMNRTDTQKSLFSLSHRFHDASAVAILQQSSVTHRRKRNSNIKGL
- the LOC142518526 gene encoding solute carrier family 40 member 3, chloroplastic-like isoform X5 — protein: MGVFINAHGQPSAAISGIRQVRAQSTSSYHHRIRPVGLSYARRWLNPHYAPFRLNTFGIQCSLVNTDGCHSVETVEVHEDTMSLESNCVIPVVYLESDTLETEGLNLLVGDSYVDTVLTTLPVLSEEEQNAIAATPAHPAGLYALYACCLAGNSVEHLWNFAWPAAIASIHPSLRPVAVMGFFAKFAVIVGGPLVGKLMDRCPRLPAYNCLTIVQAAAQLLSVGIIIHAHTVHPTVSSILVKPWFSVLVIALAVERLCGLGLGVAMERDWVVLSGIHLFQLAGTNRPIALAQANAILSRIDLVCEVTGASLFGIFLSKYEPVTCLMLAASLMTWSLPVVVILGWVTNKLSAGVLDRAKCPQSGCSCSSPLSMLDPKNILATSIESIRHGWLEYLEQPVLPASLAYVLLYFNVLAPGGLMTAFLTQHGLRPSIIGGFNVLFALIGVAATFVSAKMVKRLGILEAGAAGLIFQASFLMMAVAVYWTGSVSQKIPFLFFLCLIVLSRLGHMSYDVVGAQILQTGIPASKANLIGTTEASVASLAESVMLGIVMIVNDVSHFGFLAVLSLLSVVGAAFSYCRWLMNRTDTQKSLFSLSHRFHDL
- the LOC142518526 gene encoding solute carrier family 40 member 3, chloroplastic-like isoform X4 gives rise to the protein MGVFINAHGQPSAAISGIRQVRAQSTSSYHHRIRPVGLSYARRWLNPHYAPFRLNTFGIQCSLVNTDGCHSVETVEVHEDTMSLESNCVIPVVYLESDTLETEGLNLLVGDSYVDTVLTTLPVLSEEEQNAIAATPAHPAGLYALYACCLAGNSVEHLWNFAWPAAIASIHPSLRPVAVMGFFAKFAVIVGGPLVGKLMDRCPRLPAYNCLTIVQAAAQLLSVGIIIHAHTVHPTVSSILVKPWFSVLVIALAVERLCGLGLGVAMERDWVVLSGIHLFQLAGTNRPIALAQANAILSRIDLVCEVTGASLFGIFLSKYEPVTCLMLAASLMTWSLPVVVILGWVTNKLSAGVLDRAKCPQSGCSCSSPLSMLDPKNILATSIESIRHGWLEYLEQPVLPASLAYVLLYFNVLAPGGLMTAFLTQHGLRPSIIGGFNVLFALIGVAATFVSAKMVKRLGILEAGAAGLIFQASFLMMAVAVYWTGSVSQKIPFLFFLCLIVLSRLGHMSYDVVGAQILQTGIPASKANLIGTTEASVASLAESVMLGIVMIVNDVSHFGFLAVLSLLSVVGAAFSYCRWLMNRTDTQKSLFSLSHRFHDNQLWGA